A DNA window from Coffea arabica cultivar ET-39 chromosome 6c, Coffea Arabica ET-39 HiFi, whole genome shotgun sequence contains the following coding sequences:
- the LOC113691572 gene encoding transcription factor bHLH35-like isoform X1: MDDVDVYKDYWENMILQTEQLGRNFDESFSFYDSSSPDGAQSSAASKNIESERKRRQKLTETLHALRAVVPNISKMDKASIIKDAIDYIQELHNQERVIQAEISELESKRSIFLDFDEEISCNSKPKRSRFEQTCDSAESRSSPIEVLELRVSHMGEKTIVVSLTCSKRTDTMVKICEVFESLNLKIITANIIAFSGSVLKTLFLEANEEETDVVKIKIQTAIAALNDPDSPMSK, from the exons ATGGATGACGTAGATGTATACAAAGATTATTGGGAAAATATGATCCTCCAAACTGAACAACTAGGAAG GaattttgatgaatcattttcattttatgattCAAGCTCTCCTGACGGAGCACAATCATCAGCAGCATCAAAGAACATCGAGTCGGAGAGGAAGAGGAGGCAGAAACTGACTGAAACGCTCCATGCACTTAGAGCTGTAGTCCCCAATATCAGTAAG ATGGACAAGGCTTCAATTATTAAAGATGCCATAGACTACATACAAGAACTGCATAATCAAGAGAGAGTGATTCAAGCTGAAATATCAGAACTGGAGTCAAAGAGGAgtatatttcttgattttgatgaagaaATAAGCTGTAATTCCAAGCCAAAGAGATCAAGATTTGAGCAGACCTGTGATTCTGCAGAGTCTAGATCATCTCCCATTGAAGTTCTTGAG TTAAGGGTATCTCACATGGGAGAGAAGACTATTGTAGTAAGCCTCACATGCAGTAAAAGAACGGATACAATGGTGAAGATCTGTGAAGTTTTTGAATCCTTGAATCTCAAAATCATTACAGCCAACATCATTGCATTTTCCGGCAGTGTTCTAAAGACATTATTCTTAGAG GCTAATGAGGAAGAAACAGATGTTGTGAAGATAAAAATCCAAACTGCAATTGCAGCTTTAAATGATCCTGATAGCCCTATGAGCAAGTGA
- the LOC113691572 gene encoding transcription factor bHLH35-like isoform X2, protein MDDVDVYKDYWENMILQTEQLGSSPDGAQSSAASKNIESERKRRQKLTETLHALRAVVPNISKMDKASIIKDAIDYIQELHNQERVIQAEISELESKRSIFLDFDEEISCNSKPKRSRFEQTCDSAESRSSPIEVLELRVSHMGEKTIVVSLTCSKRTDTMVKICEVFESLNLKIITANIIAFSGSVLKTLFLEANEEETDVVKIKIQTAIAALNDPDSPMSK, encoded by the exons ATGGATGACGTAGATGTATACAAAGATTATTGGGAAAATATGATCCTCCAAACTGAACAACTAGGAAG CTCTCCTGACGGAGCACAATCATCAGCAGCATCAAAGAACATCGAGTCGGAGAGGAAGAGGAGGCAGAAACTGACTGAAACGCTCCATGCACTTAGAGCTGTAGTCCCCAATATCAGTAAG ATGGACAAGGCTTCAATTATTAAAGATGCCATAGACTACATACAAGAACTGCATAATCAAGAGAGAGTGATTCAAGCTGAAATATCAGAACTGGAGTCAAAGAGGAgtatatttcttgattttgatgaagaaATAAGCTGTAATTCCAAGCCAAAGAGATCAAGATTTGAGCAGACCTGTGATTCTGCAGAGTCTAGATCATCTCCCATTGAAGTTCTTGAG TTAAGGGTATCTCACATGGGAGAGAAGACTATTGTAGTAAGCCTCACATGCAGTAAAAGAACGGATACAATGGTGAAGATCTGTGAAGTTTTTGAATCCTTGAATCTCAAAATCATTACAGCCAACATCATTGCATTTTCCGGCAGTGTTCTAAAGACATTATTCTTAGAG GCTAATGAGGAAGAAACAGATGTTGTGAAGATAAAAATCCAAACTGCAATTGCAGCTTTAAATGATCCTGATAGCCCTATGAGCAAGTGA